In the genome of Streptomyces sp. NBC_00190, one region contains:
- a CDS encoding serine/threonine-protein kinase: MTGANGADLVGEVLGGRYRVTATIGRGGMGVVARAVDQLLNRDVAVKVLRAYTDASADELADLRVRMQREAQAAARIRHSGVVTVHDVVEEQGLPVIVMELVDGPSLDAVLAERGSLDPREAAAIGAKLMDALDAAHRAGVLHRDVKPGNVLLERSGRVVLTDFGIASMETSGDEALAKLTQSGQIVGSLDYLPPERAQGQVPGAASDIWALGMTLYAAVEGASPFRRTSVWSTLAAIVGEPLPEPRRAGPLTPVLQALMAKDPLQRPDAGQAREMLEAVAGGRRADLAAAPAPQPVTPPGFGPALAAPLSQPAPQPVTPPGFGPALGARPGMAPGIPAGHDSRSETRATMVGARRRRTRTIVAVAAATVLACGGVAYALMDMRGVEGGGSNAALPTASMSDGPTSPGDLTSIRPGETSSSTPSKKDEDRGTGPTSAPSGGGDKPAGGPSAPPKATPSSTVKEPAPVSTACTGWAHSNRSNGYGHATQDTHLYTGPYAECSYVTEVKSGAKVYYHCYVTNASANKWIYARIAGTDTEGWVFGDKSTLDSGTLARC, from the coding sequence GTGACGGGGGCGAACGGCGCGGATCTGGTCGGCGAGGTTCTGGGCGGGCGATACCGCGTGACCGCGACGATCGGCCGCGGTGGCATGGGCGTGGTCGCCCGGGCGGTGGACCAGTTGCTGAACCGCGACGTCGCCGTCAAGGTCCTGCGGGCCTACACCGACGCCTCCGCGGACGAACTGGCCGATCTGCGGGTCCGGATGCAGAGGGAGGCGCAGGCCGCCGCTCGTATTCGGCACAGCGGTGTGGTCACGGTGCACGACGTGGTCGAGGAGCAGGGGCTGCCGGTCATCGTCATGGAGCTGGTCGACGGGCCTTCCCTCGACGCTGTGCTGGCGGAGCGCGGCTCACTGGATCCGCGCGAAGCGGCCGCGATCGGCGCCAAGCTGATGGACGCGCTCGACGCGGCACACCGGGCCGGGGTCCTCCACCGGGACGTCAAGCCTGGCAACGTACTGCTTGAGCGCAGCGGCCGGGTCGTGCTCACCGACTTCGGCATCGCCAGCATGGAGACCTCCGGCGACGAGGCCTTGGCGAAGCTGACCCAGAGCGGTCAGATCGTCGGCTCTCTCGACTATCTGCCACCGGAGCGCGCACAGGGCCAGGTACCGGGTGCCGCGTCGGACATCTGGGCGCTCGGCATGACGCTGTACGCGGCCGTGGAGGGCGCTTCGCCCTTCCGCCGTACGTCGGTGTGGTCCACGCTGGCGGCGATCGTCGGCGAACCGCTGCCGGAGCCCCGGCGCGCCGGACCGCTCACCCCGGTGCTGCAGGCGTTGATGGCCAAGGACCCGCTGCAGCGGCCCGATGCCGGGCAGGCGCGCGAGATGCTGGAGGCGGTTGCCGGGGGCAGGAGGGCGGACCTTGCGGCGGCACCGGCGCCCCAGCCCGTCACTCCGCCGGGCTTCGGTCCCGCCCTCGCCGCACCGCTCTCCCAGCCCGCCCCCCAGCCCGTCACCCCGCCGGGCTTCGGTCCCGCCCTCGGCGCGCGGCCGGGCATGGCGCCCGGCATACCTGCCGGTCACGACAGCCGTTCCGAGACCCGTGCCACGATGGTCGGCGCGCGGCGCCGCCGCACCCGTACCATCGTCGCGGTGGCGGCCGCCACCGTCCTCGCCTGCGGCGGAGTCGCCTACGCTCTGATGGACATGCGAGGCGTCGAGGGCGGCGGGTCGAACGCGGCGCTTCCCACGGCGAGCATGTCCGACGGCCCGACCTCCCCGGGGGACCTGACGTCCATCCGCCCCGGCGAGACGTCGTCCAGCACCCCCTCGAAGAAGGATGAGGACAGGGGGACAGGTCCCACGTCGGCGCCCAGCGGCGGAGGTGACAAGCCGGCCGGGGGCCCGTCAGCCCCTCCGAAGGCAACGCCCAGTTCCACGGTGAAGGAGCCCGCCCCGGTTTCGACGGCGTGCACCGGGTGGGCCCACTCGAACCGCAGCAATGGATACGGCCACGCGACCCAGGACACCCACCTCTACACCGGGCCGTACGCGGAGTGCTCCTATGTGACCGAGGTCAAGTCCGGCGCGAAGGTCTACTACCACTGCTATGTCACCAATGCCAGTGCCAACAAGTGGATCTACGCCCGTATCGCGGGCACGGACACCGAGGGCTGGGTGTTCGGCGACAAATCCACCCTGGACAGTGGCACACTCGCCCGCTGTTAA
- a CDS encoding M15 family metallopeptidase — protein sequence MTMSTMARLAVTVGVTTVFATTSTLSAVARTPEPKAPREFVSLSSVDPTIIQEMRYASTHNFIGERIDGYQQPVCIMTRPAAEALHRAQARLLPQGYSLKVYDCYRPQRAVDHFVRWAKDLADERKKAEFYPQVDKSRLFEDGYIAEKSGHSRGSTMDLTIVPLPVVPAPPPRPGQESVPCYAPQAERYPDNSVDMGTGFDCFDTLSHTDDPRVQGTQRAHRQLLKTALAAEGFVNLPEEWWHFTHKPELFPDTYFDFPVARRSVAGHRP from the coding sequence ATGACCATGTCGACGATGGCGCGGCTCGCCGTGACAGTGGGGGTCACGACCGTGTTCGCGACGACCTCGACCCTCAGCGCCGTCGCCCGGACGCCGGAGCCCAAGGCTCCCCGGGAATTCGTCTCGCTGAGCTCCGTCGACCCCACGATCATCCAGGAAATGCGCTACGCGTCGACGCACAACTTCATCGGCGAGCGGATCGACGGCTACCAGCAGCCGGTCTGCATCATGACGCGACCGGCGGCCGAAGCCCTGCACCGGGCCCAGGCGCGTCTCCTGCCTCAGGGGTACTCGCTCAAGGTGTACGACTGCTACCGGCCGCAGCGGGCTGTCGACCACTTCGTACGGTGGGCCAAGGACCTGGCCGACGAGAGGAAGAAGGCGGAGTTCTATCCGCAGGTCGACAAGTCGCGCCTGTTCGAGGACGGCTATATCGCCGAGAAGTCCGGGCACAGCCGTGGCAGCACCATGGACCTCACGATCGTCCCGCTTCCGGTGGTCCCGGCGCCCCCGCCGAGGCCGGGGCAGGAATCCGTTCCCTGCTACGCGCCGCAAGCGGAGCGGTACCCGGACAACTCCGTCGACATGGGAACGGGCTTCGACTGCTTCGACACGCTGTCGCACACCGACGACCCGCGCGTCCAGGGAACACAGCGCGCGCACCGCCAACTGCTGAAAACGGCGCTGGCCGCGGAGGGGTTCGTCAACCTGCCCGAGGAATGGTGGCACTTCACGCACAAGCCCGAGCTCTTCCCGGACACCTATTTCGACTTCCCTGTCGCGCGCCGGTCGGTGGCCGGGCACCGCCCCTGA
- a CDS encoding FAD-dependent monooxygenase, which translates to MNTQVTGVIVVGAGGAGLTLATELALVGVPAVVLDRLPGRNLQSRAGAIQPRTAEMLALRGLLDDALGRSIDYQLVGGHFAGLPVPLDYTAWDTRYPHPVLLPQDQLEAVLEDRLTKLGGQVLREHRVTGLHQDADGVTVTVAAPDGDRSLRGRYLVACDGAHSSVRKIVGADFPGQAATVRMATADLLFSGDIDDRPGGHISSRIHTSPEGHFAMITPLANGLHKIIFSGPQTMLAERDAPVTVGEVSEVLRATHGGALDVAEIRYASRFSDASRQLEHYRHGRVFFAGDSAHIHSPAGGQGLNLGVQDAFNLGWKLAAVLRGEAGEELLDTYQTERHPAAARVLALTRAQGVVMGPQRDGGLGELRDVLTDLLRLPDANRYMAGVMAGLDLCLPSPDAAAHPLLGLRMPDLDLDLGDGERVRFSDLTRTGRGVLLNLTDAPLAAAAPWSDRVTHVRARAESGSTDAEAILVRPDGYVCWAGGTGLTETLTRWFGPADLVDDGIVGESG; encoded by the coding sequence ATGAACACGCAGGTCACGGGCGTCATCGTCGTGGGAGCCGGCGGCGCCGGACTGACACTCGCCACCGAGCTCGCTCTCGTCGGCGTACCCGCCGTCGTGCTGGACCGGCTGCCCGGCCGCAACCTCCAGTCCCGCGCCGGGGCGATCCAGCCCCGGACCGCCGAGATGCTCGCGCTGCGCGGTCTGCTGGACGACGCCCTCGGGCGGTCGATCGACTACCAGCTCGTCGGCGGCCACTTCGCGGGACTGCCCGTCCCGCTGGACTACACGGCGTGGGACACCCGCTATCCGCACCCCGTCCTGCTCCCGCAGGACCAGCTCGAGGCAGTGCTCGAGGACCGGCTCACCAAGCTCGGCGGCCAGGTGCTCAGGGAGCACCGGGTGACCGGCCTCCACCAGGACGCCGACGGCGTCACGGTCACCGTGGCCGCACCGGACGGCGACCGGTCGCTGCGGGGCCGCTATCTCGTCGCGTGCGACGGCGCCCACAGCAGCGTGCGCAAGATCGTCGGAGCCGATTTCCCCGGCCAGGCCGCCACGGTCCGCATGGCCACCGCCGATCTGCTGTTCTCCGGCGACATCGACGACCGCCCCGGCGGACACATCAGCTCGCGGATCCACACCTCACCCGAGGGTCACTTCGCCATGATCACACCCCTGGCGAACGGGCTCCACAAAATCATCTTCAGCGGTCCGCAGACCATGCTGGCCGAGCGTGACGCCCCCGTGACGGTCGGGGAGGTGAGCGAGGTCCTGCGCGCCACCCACGGCGGGGCGCTCGATGTAGCCGAGATCCGCTACGCCTCCCGGTTCAGCGACGCCAGCAGGCAGTTGGAGCACTACCGCCACGGACGCGTGTTCTTCGCCGGCGACTCCGCCCACATCCACTCCCCGGCCGGAGGCCAGGGGCTCAACCTGGGCGTCCAGGACGCGTTCAACCTCGGCTGGAAGCTCGCCGCGGTCCTGCGCGGCGAGGCGGGCGAGGAGCTGCTGGACACCTATCAGACCGAGCGGCACCCCGCCGCCGCGCGGGTGCTCGCCCTCACCCGGGCCCAGGGAGTGGTCATGGGGCCGCAGCGCGACGGCGGGCTGGGCGAGCTGCGCGACGTGCTCACCGACCTGCTCCGCCTGCCCGACGCCAACCGGTACATGGCCGGCGTGATGGCCGGTCTCGACCTCTGCCTCCCGTCTCCCGACGCCGCCGCCCATCCGCTGCTGGGCCTGCGGATGCCCGACCTCGACCTTGACCTCGGCGACGGTGAGCGGGTCCGGTTCAGCGATCTGACGCGCACCGGACGCGGCGTCCTGCTCAACCTCACCGACGCCCCCCTCGCCGCCGCGGCCCCCTGGAGCGACCGGGTCACCCACGTGCGGGCCCGGGCGGAATCCGGCTCGACCGACGCCGAGGCGATACTCGTCCGCCCGGACGGATACGTCTGCTGGGCCGGGGGCACCGGTCTCACCGAGACCCTCACCCGCTGGTTCGGCCCGGCCGACCTCGTAGACGACGGGATCGTTGGGGAGTCCGGGTGA
- a CDS encoding TetR/AcrR family transcriptional regulator — protein MAEQLGLRERKKQRTRQAIFEAALRLFLSRGFDDVSIVEIAEAAEVSKRTLFTYFPTKEDLVLHVFADHEDESARVVRTRPAGTSPLAALHAHELDALARRDPNTGLTSDPDAVAFARLLSTTASLSERLLRYAGRSIAALTEALEETGADELTARLAAVQIVTVLRALADRNSDQVQAGRPADDVYPEAVAAADRAFRLLGAGLADALPA, from the coding sequence ATGGCTGAGCAACTTGGACTCCGGGAACGCAAGAAGCAGCGCACCCGTCAGGCGATCTTCGAAGCGGCGCTGCGGCTGTTCCTCAGCCGCGGCTTCGACGACGTGTCGATCGTGGAGATCGCCGAGGCGGCCGAGGTCTCCAAACGCACGCTGTTCACGTACTTCCCGACCAAGGAAGACCTGGTCCTGCACGTGTTCGCCGACCACGAGGACGAATCGGCCCGCGTGGTCCGCACCCGCCCGGCCGGTACGAGCCCACTGGCCGCCCTGCACGCGCACGAGCTTGACGCCCTGGCCCGGCGGGACCCGAACACCGGGCTCACCTCCGACCCCGACGCCGTGGCCTTCGCCCGGCTGCTGAGCACGACGGCGAGCCTGAGCGAGCGGCTGCTCCGGTACGCGGGGCGCAGCATCGCAGCCCTCACCGAGGCGCTGGAGGAGACCGGCGCCGACGAGCTCACCGCGCGGCTCGCCGCGGTGCAGATCGTCACCGTCCTGCGCGCCCTCGCCGACCGCAACAGCGACCAGGTGCAGGCGGGCCGCCCGGCCGACGACGTCTACCCCGAGGCCGTGGCCGCCGCCGACCGGGCCTTCCGCCTTCTCGGCGCGGGCCTGGCCGACGCCCTTCCCGCCTGA
- a CDS encoding transposase: MARFTKSQCRPCPVRTRCTTTTDSAQTVGFPPRELRDLQLRVRAEQQTPEWQAPYAVRSGDSRKPTYSTCSQPSPQTSSASADGRRPEKHLRPGRRPPCRTSWTSTGPPGRGHGGPPETEHSGVPDGFKDRLLHTHPRPRRG; this comes from the coding sequence GTGGCGCGGTTCACCAAGAGCCAGTGCCGCCCCTGCCCGGTCCGCACCCGCTGCACGACCACCACCGACAGCGCCCAAACCGTGGGCTTTCCCCCGCGAGAGCTCCGTGACCTGCAACTCCGAGTCCGCGCCGAGCAACAGACACCCGAATGGCAGGCCCCCTATGCGGTCCGCTCCGGGGACAGCAGAAAGCCCACCTACAGCACGTGTTCACAGCCATCGCCGCAAACATCGAGCGCCTCAGCCGATGGCCGCCGACCGGAGAAGCACCTTCGTCCCGGCCGCCGACCGCCTTGCAGAACTTCCTGGACCAGCACGGGACCCCCCGGCCGAGGTCATGGCGGTCCGCCAGAGACTGAGCACAGCGGAGTACCTGACGGATTCAAAGACCGCCTGCTCCATACCCACCCCCGACCGAGACGAGGTTGA
- a CDS encoding NAD(P)-dependent oxidoreductase, with protein sequence MNEQQNHTTRQGSAVTVIGLGPMGQAMTRTLLTAGHPVTVWNRTARRADGVVTDGATLAATPGEAVEASDLVILSLTDYQAMYDIFDSTTASLAGRTLVNLSSDTPDRSREAATWAAGHGAAFLTGGVMVPAPMVGTEAAHVYYSGRDQVMESHLAALTVLGTPKYLGEDPGLAQMMYQAQLTVFLTTLSGLMHATAMLGTAGMKAKEALPELLSSADSIGDILKAAEENPGTGLDAGEHPGDLSTVTMMGATSDHIVETSTSLGLDLALPLAVQAHYRRAIENGHGSDNWTRIIDSIRGPR encoded by the coding sequence GTGAACGAACAACAGAACCACACCACCAGGCAAGGCAGCGCTGTCACCGTGATCGGGCTTGGCCCGATGGGCCAGGCGATGACCCGCACCCTCCTCACCGCCGGCCACCCGGTCACCGTCTGGAACCGCACTGCACGTCGGGCCGACGGCGTCGTCACCGACGGGGCAACGCTCGCGGCGACACCCGGCGAAGCGGTCGAAGCGAGTGACCTTGTAATCCTCAGCCTCACCGACTACCAGGCGATGTACGACATCTTCGACAGCACCACCGCATCGCTCGCCGGCCGGACGCTGGTGAACCTGAGCTCTGACACTCCCGACCGCTCACGCGAGGCAGCAACCTGGGCAGCGGGCCACGGCGCCGCCTTCCTCACGGGAGGTGTCATGGTCCCCGCGCCGATGGTCGGCACGGAGGCAGCACATGTCTACTACAGCGGCCGGGACCAAGTGATGGAGAGCCACCTGGCGGCGTTGACAGTGCTGGGAACACCGAAGTATCTGGGCGAAGACCCGGGCCTGGCCCAGATGATGTATCAAGCCCAACTCACGGTGTTCCTCACCACCTTGTCCGGACTGATGCACGCCACCGCGATGCTCGGTACCGCCGGAATGAAGGCCAAGGAAGCACTGCCAGAGTTGCTCTCCTCCGCCGACTCGATTGGCGACATCCTCAAGGCTGCTGAAGAGAACCCCGGCACCGGGCTTGATGCTGGAGAGCATCCCGGCGACCTCAGCACGGTCACCATGATGGGCGCGACGTCCGACCACATCGTCGAGACCAGCACGTCACTCGGCCTCGACCTCGCGCTCCCGCTGGCCGTGCAGGCCCACTACCGGCGCGCGATCGAGAACGGACACGGCAGCGACAACTGGACCCGCATCATCGACAGCATCCGAGGACCGCGCTGA
- a CDS encoding winged helix-turn-helix transcriptional regulator, with protein MAKAPRSGPYICGIDAALDVVSGKWKGLILWELDAHRVRRFAELRRGLPGVSEKMLTQHLREMEEDGLVHREVYAEVPPRVEYSLTAHGRTLNQALGPLGAWGIERMRREGSEAVDVAETSHG; from the coding sequence ATGGCCAAGGCGCCGAGAAGCGGGCCTTACATCTGCGGCATCGACGCTGCGCTCGACGTGGTGAGCGGCAAGTGGAAGGGACTGATCCTCTGGGAACTTGACGCCCATCGCGTACGGCGCTTCGCTGAGCTCCGTCGCGGTCTGCCGGGAGTGAGCGAGAAGATGCTGACGCAGCACCTGCGTGAAATGGAGGAGGACGGTCTCGTGCACCGAGAGGTTTATGCCGAGGTGCCGCCGCGGGTGGAGTACTCCCTGACTGCGCACGGGCGCACGCTTAATCAAGCGCTCGGGCCGCTCGGCGCCTGGGGGATTGAGCGGATGCGTCGCGAAGGATCCGAAGCGGTCGACGTAGCGGAGACCTCACACGGGTAA
- a CDS encoding maleylpyruvate isomerase N-terminal domain-containing protein — translation MRYIDNRDVTEAVSEMVRVLGPHDAEDWSVPAGSLEWSCWTTAAHIAHDLLAYAGQVAARPADAYLPFDLAVHSDSSPREVLQVVTACAGLLGSALATAGPEVRAWHWGPCDPPGFAAMGVAEVLLHTHDIAQGLGVPWLPPAPLCEAVLHRLFPDAPPGDPAHVLLWCTGRGDLDDRPRRTSWTWRAAAAE, via the coding sequence ATGCGCTACATCGACAACCGAGACGTGACCGAGGCCGTGAGCGAGATGGTGCGGGTACTCGGACCGCACGACGCGGAGGACTGGTCAGTGCCGGCAGGTTCGCTGGAATGGAGCTGCTGGACGACGGCCGCCCACATCGCCCATGACCTGCTGGCCTACGCCGGGCAGGTCGCCGCGCGCCCAGCGGACGCATACTTACCCTTCGACCTCGCCGTCCACTCGGACAGCTCCCCGCGCGAGGTACTCCAGGTGGTCACCGCCTGCGCGGGGCTGCTCGGCAGTGCACTGGCCACGGCCGGCCCGGAGGTGCGGGCCTGGCACTGGGGTCCTTGCGACCCGCCAGGCTTCGCGGCAATGGGTGTCGCCGAGGTTCTCCTGCACACCCATGACATCGCCCAGGGGTTGGGCGTGCCGTGGCTGCCCCCGGCCCCTCTTTGTGAGGCGGTACTCCACCGCCTCTTTCCCGACGCTCCGCCCGGAGACCCGGCTCATGTCCTCCTCTGGTGCACCGGCAGGGGCGACCTGGACGACCGCCCCCGCCGCACCTCATGGACATGGCGGGCGGCAGCAGCCGAGTGA
- a CDS encoding alpha/beta hydrolase family protein — MTTTPFISRKGMTRRRMLGAALAAGTALPLAAIASPAWADPGTPAPTRLTLPVPTGPHPVGTVQLRLVDRSRPDDIAGPGHFRELMATVWYPARDVQRYPVAPWMPAGALQAFLADAGFSALAPLAPLTAGHVAAPVRRSGRRLPVVVFSHGAHSHQGDHTIMVQELASHGYAVVTVAHQYDTYTEFPDGRVAVPLYDRKAPTLPGDFAADLRFVLDCVEQLAAGCNPDADQRELPAGLLGSLDMQRMGAFGWSKGGTATARATLADERIRAGLSLDGPMQMNPPLAGDLDRPFMMMSAVFTRATDPEAAAFWSHLRGWRLNIQAQGAAHVSYGDNEALFPQVAKLFGWSGQQLQGLIGTLDPDQAVKIQQAYPLAFFDEHLRHRRGHLLDGPSPAFPAVTFLP; from the coding sequence ATGACCACCACGCCGTTCATCAGCCGGAAGGGCATGACGCGCCGCCGCATGCTGGGAGCCGCGCTGGCCGCCGGGACCGCTTTGCCGCTTGCCGCCATCGCCAGCCCCGCGTGGGCGGACCCCGGCACGCCCGCCCCGACGCGGCTCACGCTGCCCGTGCCAACCGGACCGCACCCGGTGGGCACGGTCCAACTGCGCCTCGTCGACCGGTCGCGCCCGGACGACATCGCGGGCCCTGGGCACTTCCGCGAGCTGATGGCCACCGTCTGGTACCCCGCCCGCGACGTCCAGCGGTACCCGGTGGCGCCCTGGATGCCGGCAGGCGCACTTCAGGCGTTCCTCGCCGACGCGGGGTTCAGCGCCCTGGCCCCCCTGGCGCCGCTCACCGCCGGCCACGTGGCCGCTCCGGTGCGGCGGTCGGGCCGACGGCTGCCCGTCGTCGTGTTCTCGCACGGCGCGCACAGCCACCAGGGCGACCACACCATCATGGTCCAGGAGCTCGCCAGCCACGGATACGCAGTTGTGACGGTGGCTCACCAATACGACACGTACACCGAGTTCCCCGACGGCCGGGTCGCCGTCCCGCTCTACGACCGGAAGGCGCCGACGCTGCCTGGAGACTTCGCCGCGGACCTGCGCTTCGTTCTTGACTGCGTCGAGCAGCTCGCCGCCGGGTGCAATCCGGACGCCGACCAGCGGGAGCTGCCGGCCGGGCTGCTCGGCTCCCTCGACATGCAGCGCATGGGCGCGTTCGGCTGGTCGAAGGGCGGGACGGCCACCGCCCGCGCCACGCTCGCGGACGAGCGCATCCGGGCCGGGCTGAGTCTCGACGGCCCGATGCAGATGAACCCGCCGCTGGCCGGCGATCTGGACCGGCCGTTCATGATGATGTCCGCCGTGTTCACCCGGGCCACGGATCCCGAGGCCGCCGCGTTCTGGTCGCACTTGCGAGGCTGGCGACTGAACATCCAGGCCCAGGGCGCCGCCCACGTCTCGTACGGCGACAACGAGGCGCTGTTCCCACAGGTGGCGAAGCTGTTCGGATGGAGCGGACAGCAGCTCCAGGGCTTGATCGGCACCCTCGACCCTGACCAGGCGGTGAAGATCCAGCAGGCATACCCGCTCGCGTTCTTCGACGAACACCTGCGCCACCGACGGGGACACCTGCTCGACGGGCCGTCCCCAGCCTTCCCTGCAGTGACGTTCCTCCCGTGA
- the ligA gene encoding NAD-dependent DNA ligase LigA: MTENSALLSPAAYVEAVTTAVAASAAYYGDGTTPLGDDEYDGLLRAIAAYEEEHPDEVLAESPTGKVAGGAVQGDVPHSVSMLSLDNVFDADELAEWAAGLERRLGHPVAGWCVEPKLDGLAVAARYRGGRLVQVLTRGDGLAGEDITHAADAVLGLPPVLTKPIDVELRGEVLLTTAQFEEANRIRLAHEATPFAHPRSGAAGTLRAKDRPYRIELTFFAYSAIGLDDLGHVALLENLAALGANTAASTAAAPMRCETVEQVQERIDVIAGLRGDLPFGIDGVVVKADTAEDQRQAGNGSRAPRWAVARKLAAEHKVTRLLAVEWNVGRTGIIAPRAVLEPVVIDGVTITYATLHNPSDITRRGLMIGDQVFVYRAGDVIPRVEAPLIDQRSGSESPIVFPEACPRCGDAIDTSEQRWRCVRGRSCQAVASVIYAAGRDQLDIEGLGGTRAIQLVEACLVKDVADLFTLTREQLLGLERMGETSAANLLAAIETARGAALSRVFCALGVRGTGRTMSRRIAAHFGSMAAIRAADADTLAGVDGIGTEKARVIAAELVELAPLLDKLQVQQVGTQVTEPQKPATDANDGEDSADGPLAGHAVVVTGSMTGPLAVLSRNEMNELIERAGGKASSSVSKRTTLLVAGEKAGSKRTKAEELGIRILDPEEFAVLVAELLPTT, from the coding sequence ATGACCGAAAACAGTGCCCTGCTCTCTCCTGCCGCCTACGTGGAGGCCGTGACCACCGCCGTGGCGGCGTCGGCCGCGTACTACGGCGACGGGACCACCCCGCTCGGTGACGACGAGTACGACGGGCTGCTGCGCGCCATCGCGGCCTACGAGGAGGAGCACCCGGACGAGGTGCTTGCCGAGTCGCCGACCGGGAAGGTGGCGGGCGGGGCTGTGCAGGGTGACGTGCCGCACTCGGTGTCGATGCTCTCCCTCGACAACGTCTTCGACGCCGACGAGCTCGCCGAGTGGGCCGCAGGGCTGGAACGGCGTCTCGGGCACCCTGTGGCTGGGTGGTGTGTGGAGCCGAAGCTCGACGGCCTCGCGGTGGCCGCCCGGTACCGGGGTGGTCGGCTCGTTCAGGTCCTCACCCGCGGCGACGGCTTGGCCGGCGAGGACATCACCCACGCCGCCGACGCCGTCCTCGGTCTGCCGCCGGTACTCACCAAGCCGATCGACGTCGAGTTGCGCGGCGAGGTGCTGCTGACGACCGCGCAGTTCGAGGAGGCCAACCGGATCCGGCTCGCCCACGAGGCCACGCCCTTCGCGCACCCGCGCAGCGGAGCGGCCGGCACCCTCCGGGCCAAGGACCGCCCCTACCGGATCGAGTTGACCTTCTTCGCCTACAGTGCGATCGGCCTGGACGACCTCGGCCACGTCGCTCTGCTGGAGAACCTGGCAGCGCTCGGCGCGAACACGGCCGCCAGCACGGCCGCCGCCCCGATGCGATGCGAGACCGTGGAACAGGTACAGGAACGCATCGACGTGATCGCCGGCCTGCGCGGAGACCTGCCGTTCGGGATCGACGGTGTCGTCGTCAAGGCCGACACGGCCGAAGACCAGCGGCAGGCCGGCAACGGCTCGCGCGCCCCGAGGTGGGCGGTCGCCCGGAAACTGGCGGCCGAACACAAGGTGACGCGCCTGCTGGCGGTGGAGTGGAACGTCGGCCGGACCGGGATCATCGCCCCGCGCGCTGTCCTGGAGCCCGTGGTCATCGACGGGGTGACGATCACCTACGCCACGCTTCACAATCCATCCGATATCACCCGTCGCGGACTCATGATCGGCGACCAGGTGTTCGTGTACCGGGCCGGCGACGTGATCCCCCGGGTCGAGGCACCGCTGATCGACCAGCGCAGCGGCTCCGAGAGCCCGATCGTCTTCCCCGAGGCGTGCCCCCGCTGTGGCGACGCGATCGACACCTCCGAGCAGCGGTGGCGGTGCGTGCGCGGCCGGAGCTGTCAGGCCGTGGCCTCGGTGATCTACGCGGCTGGCCGGGACCAGCTCGACATCGAAGGTCTCGGCGGCACGCGCGCGATCCAGCTGGTGGAGGCCTGTCTGGTCAAGGACGTCGCCGACCTGTTCACGCTGACCCGCGAGCAGCTCCTCGGTCTGGAGCGGATGGGTGAGACCAGCGCCGCCAACCTCCTGGCCGCGATCGAGACCGCCCGCGGGGCCGCATTGAGCCGCGTGTTCTGCGCCCTCGGTGTCCGCGGCACCGGGCGCACGATGTCCCGCCGGATCGCCGCGCACTTCGGCTCGATGGCCGCGATCCGGGCCGCCGACGCGGACACACTGGCCGGGGTCGACGGCATCGGCACCGAGAAGGCCCGCGTCATTGCGGCCGAACTCGTCGAACTCGCCCCGCTCCTCGACAAGCTCCAGGTCCAGCAGGTCGGCACGCAGGTCACCGAGCCGCAGAAGCCCGCGACCGACGCGAACGACGGCGAGGACTCGGCGGACGGCCCGCTGGCCGGACATGCCGTCGTGGTAACCGGCTCCATGACCGGCCCCCTTGCGGTGTTGTCCCGAAACGAGATGAACGAGCTGATCGAGCGGGCCGGCGGAAAGGCGTCGTCGTCGGTGTCCAAGCGCACCACCCTCCTGGTGGCGGGCGAGAAGGCCGGCTCCAAGCGCACCAAGGCCGAAGAACTGGGCATCCGCATCCTTGACCCCGAGGAATTCGCCGTTCTCGTCGCCGAACTCCTCCCCACTACCTAG
- a CDS encoding HopJ type III effector protein, with product MTDLNSLRASLASGEHEFADTLAFVAAHYEYQPQAFRNGELENAAGENEGSCKTLGLALLEGLSEKEALLAFGEHYRSVLATPNDTDHGNIRNLVAHGLAGVSFAGQPLVRKS from the coding sequence ATGACTGATCTGAACTCGCTGCGGGCAAGCCTTGCGTCAGGTGAGCACGAGTTCGCCGACACCTTGGCCTTCGTCGCCGCGCATTACGAGTATCAGCCGCAGGCGTTCCGCAACGGGGAACTGGAAAATGCCGCAGGTGAGAACGAGGGTTCCTGCAAGACGCTGGGACTGGCCCTGCTGGAAGGGCTGAGCGAAAAGGAAGCGCTGCTGGCATTCGGTGAGCACTATCGCAGTGTGCTGGCGACGCCGAACGACACTGATCACGGCAACATTCGCAACCTCGTGGCCCATGGCCTGGCAGGGGTGAGCTTCGCCGGGCAACCCTTGGTCCGCAAGAGCTGA